In Spirosoma pollinicola, the genomic window TCACTCGCCTTATTTACCCGAATCATATCCTGATAGGTTAGTGCGCCCGCTGGCTTGCGAACGACCTGGCCTTTTTCATCCTTTGCCGATACTACTGTTTTCTTCCATTGTTCGTCGGCCGCCTGACGAGCAACCTGTTTGGGCGTTAAATCAGCGGGTTGTGGCGCATTTCGTTGCGTATCTCGTTTTTCCTGCAGGGCGTTGAGAGCCGCCTGGTTGACAGGCGTAAATTTCAGCCCTCGTTTATGGGCGGCCACCTGAACGTCGGCGGTAAAGGGCTTTCCATCCAGACCCGTCATGTTTTTTACCCGGATGACTCCGTGGTTTTTCAGCGTCTGTTGCTGTTTGTCCGTAATGGGCACGTTCCGAAGAACGGTTGGTGGTACGAATCGTTCTTGCCGAAAGACAGTCAACCGATTTGTCTGGGGATCATAGCCCACCATTCCCATAAACTGTTGATTGGTCTCTTTATCCGTCAACGGGACGGGGCGGCCTAATTCACCGGTTCGTTGCAGACGGATGTGGTCTTCATGCGTGAGCTGGTAGCCCAAAAAGCGGGGAGCCGGCGTTCGTTCTAGTTGCCGTGGAATCATTTCAACCCGGGGACCTTTACCCGGATCGTCATAGACAAATAAACGGCCCTGCACCGGGGTAGTAGTCCCGTTGCTATCCGTTTGATTCAGGGTTAGGCTGGATGTACGCCGGGCATTTAATAGTTCGCGCATATCTTCCGGCGATAAGCTTTCCTTGCGAATGCCCAGCGGTTTAAGCTGCATTTCCAGCTGCTCCCAAGTGAAGCGGTTTCCGGTTTCCAGCGGACGCGGGTTAAGGGGTTTTTCGACCCTGTTTAAGCTGTTATAATCTGTAGAAGCCATGGTGTCGGTATTGATTACAATCGTTAAGAGTGACGGCGAACCGTGGGTTGTTTTGGCCGGTCCGCCGGTGCGGTTGACTTTACGGAGTTGGATGGCCCTTTTTTCGCTTTGGTCGAATCCGCGTTTTGCCGTGTGTTACCAGCCGGTTTTTGCTCAAGATTACCCGTCTGGTTTTGCGTTATTCGAGTCGATCCATTTTTTGAAACGACGCTGGTATCCGTTTGGGTCTGGGGCTGGTAGCGGGCTTTGGCTTTCTCCAGTTCGTGAGGCTTGGCTTCCTGTAGGCTAATTCCACCGATTGGCGGATTTCTTTCCAGTTTCGTCAGTAATCGGGCCTGTTCGGACGGTGATAGAAGTGTATTGTCCTGAGGTTTCATCGTAAGCGGCATGTATGCCTTTGAGACACCATCGTTTTTGACAGCAATGGAATCCGAATAGGTCAGATCTTTAACTTTTTTACGCTGCTCGGCTCCATCCCCCGTTTTTACGTCGAGGGTCGTATTGAGCCACTTCTGATTGTTCTCTGGCGTCAGCGATTTTAGATAAACAACAAACCCTTGATTCGGCTTTTCCCCACTTACCGACTGACTTTGCAAAGGGCCTTGTTTGATGTTTTGTGGGATCGTTTCACTCTGTTTTTTGCCGATACGATCCAATCGAAACTGGCCCTCCACCGCTGAGAATTGTAGCGTTGCTGCATAAGGCTTTTTAGTATCGCCTTGCAGTCCCGTTAATGTGATTTGTTTACCGTCGCGCAGCAGCTCCTGCTGCTGGGGGGTCAATGGCTGACCTTTAACCTCAGCGGGCACTTTTATAGATTCTTTATCAATGGTGCGCAGTAGTTTAGCCACCGGATCATAACCGACCAGAACTTCCCGTTTAGTAGCGGTTTGAGCATCTTTGTACTCAACGGGTCGGTTAGCCATGCCTGTCCTTTGCAACCGCATAATGTCTTCTGTATATAAGTTAAGCCCCTTCGGTACAGACAACGAGGTTTTGAGTTGGAGCGGCTCAATATGAACCTGGGGCCCTTTACCCGGAATCTCAATGAGAAGTAGTTTTCCCTGGGCTGGGGCTACTATACCGTTTTTATCCTTTATGGTAAAGGATACGTTTGGGTGCGTAGCATAGCCATCCAGTAATAATGCTTTGTTCATCGGATCAATTGATTTTTCTGAAATGCCCAGTTTATCCATCTGGGGCTTGATCTGTTCCCAGCTGTAGCGCTTTTCCTGGTTGACGTAGGCGGCCTGTTGCCGAAATGTTTCAGGTACAATGGGTTGGGTATGGGTTTGTTTATCTGAGACCTGGCTATGAGCCGTTGCCGCGGATACGGTTGGCTGATGAGCTGCCGTTGATTTGAGCCCATCAGTAGCTAATACCTGTGCCGGCGGATTAGTAACAGCAGTTGTTGAAATAGTTTCTGAAGGTCTGGTTTGCTGACGCGACTCTAACCGATCGAGCAGTTTTATAGCCAGCTTGTCCAAAAAATGATCCATTATCCGGGACACCATCGATTTTGGCCCAGCTTCAGAAGCTGCGGATTGACCGTTTTGACGGATGGGGTGATCTACGCTTAATTTCGGTCCAGGCCGCTCTGAATCGACTTGTTGAGACCGGGCATTTGCGCTTGCCGTTGGTTTTGGGTCAATCGGTTGATTGACTGTCACTTTCTGAACGTCGGCCTGGTTGATCCCTGCGGGACGCGTTCGCCGATCGAGTTCCCGAATTAATTCCTCAAGTGACAGCTGATTGGCTTTTGATGAACCATCCGGCGTAGTTGGCTCGTCGGTTGCCTTCCGTTTGAAACCAAAGTTCTCTCCCTTAAATAGTTTGTCCATCAGGTCCTGAACAATTTTATAATTATTCAGAAAATTGGACACCATACCCCCTTCAGTTAATTTCAATTGAAGGATTTTCGTTAATAAACCCCCTGATGATTCTCCTTCATCAGCTACCCGTTTGGCTGGTGCCGTAGTAGGCCCTTTTTCGCCGGGCAGAGGCAATGATGCATCCCCTTCCGCTGCTGGACGTCCAGGAATGGCTGGCGATTTTACCGAATCAAAAGCGACATTAGCGGGCTTGCCGGTTAATTCCTTAGCATCCTGATCCGTCGGAGAACTTACTGCCCGTTTCTGATCCTGAACAGGTTCCGTTGAATCGAACGCTTTTTTCAGGCGCTCTAACAAATCAATGTTCTTTACCGCTTCGCCCGGTGGTGGTAATGTTAGCGGCGTTTCTCCCGATTGATGATTCCGAACCACATTCATCAAACTAACCATATCAATCGGGTTGCCAGGTCCGTGCTGTACGACGGCTGGAAACTGTTGAGTTGTTTCTTTCAACTCCATCAAGTAGTCCGTAACCCGCAGCTGTACGTCAGGCTGTCGGGTCGTATCTAACTTTTCGACCAATTGATGCATTTGATGCCGAGTCGTCTTTTCGTTGAAAATCGCTCGGGATATTTCCTCATTGCTTAAATAGTTATCGCCTTCAAGATACTGTCGCAATTGATGAGCGTGGGCGGGCAATGCCAAACTCATTTCCGTTGTTTGAATACCCTCTGCTATCCCTAACTGCGTGGCATCGGACCGGCTCCGTTCACTGGCCATGTCAACGCGCCAGCTTTGTGAATCATTTGGCAATAGTCCTTGATCCTTCAGGCCCTGACGAATCGGCTCATCTACTAAACCCGGTAGTTCAATACTCCGGGTATAAAGGAGTTCGAACTGGGGATACATCTCCCCCTTACGAGCTAACGTCGTATCAACGACTGCATCACTAACAGGCTTTAGCGCATGGGCTGGTAGTTCCCCTGCGTAATCGTTTAGGTAGCCGGTTATTGAGGCAGGAATCTGACCCCGTTGAAGACCCTGCTGCTCAGCTTCTGATAAGGGATTTTGCTGCTGTTGAACGCGTTGCTGGCGAAATGGCTCCAGCAATTCCTGCATGATCGGGTCCTGCGTGTAAAGCACGGTTCGTAAATCATCGGACGGCCGGGCATCCAGGGGCTTTCCCAACGCGGCTGCCCGTTCCTGGGCGGCCATATCATTATTGATGATTGTTGCCAAGGGAACGTAGAGATTGGTCGGTAGTCGATTGTCATTTTCCTGCCGATACGTTAAAATCGGCTGGGGCAGTTGGCCACGCTGGGCAAAAGCCGACAGGTCAGCAACCGTGAGGTCATGGGCGGATTCTGGCACGGGTTGAGGTTGCATCTTGGATCAGTACGTTAAGTGATTCATGCGAAAAAATGGTCAATAACTAATGAAGATGTAATAATACAATACAGAAAGTTTGATAACTTTGAGAATGAAAATCATTTTTTTTTCGGTCACGTTCTGACACTTATGAACCACTCGCTTGGAACTTTATTTTTTTCCTTTTGTATTGGCTACGGAGGGGTACTTGGCACGGCTCAGGCTCAGGTAATTTTTAAAGTTGATTCACCCGTTAAGCGCCATCAGAACCTGATGCCTAAGCGCCAGGAAGCTGTCGAACTCGACGAATCTATGGCCGTTGATGTGGACTCTGCAGACAATCCAACACCTGAGCAAAACGCAATCGGTAACTCCCCAAAACAGGATAGTCTTGATGGATACGGGAAGCAATTTTCCCCTCCCTTAAATCGTCCGATTAACCCCAAACAACGATTTTTGGTAACCTACATGGGTAGCCCCCTGAAAAGCGATACCAGTTCTCAAAGCCGGTATCGATTAGCGCCTATTGAGTTTAATGCTGCCGATTCAAGTAAACGGAATTCATTGGCTAATCGGACTCTGGCCCCTCGACGGTTTGTGGATCAGGATTCGATTATGGTTGCGGTTTTGGAGGATTCCCTACGGCGTATTCGTCAACAACTGATACCTCTTGGCCAGACAACTAAAGCGTCGGCTAAATCAGCCTTTGATTTATACCGGTCCATTCCGTCAATATTACCCGTTCGACTACGCTCTTATGAAGACTTCCGGATTTCGTCTGCGTATGGCCTACGCGTTCATCCGATCAGTGGTCGTTTACAGAATCATGCCGGTATTGATTTACCCCAACCTCGCTTTACGGCGGTTTACGCCACGGCCGATGGCGTTGTTGACCGGGTCGTCTGGCAACCTGCCGGGATGGGGCTGGCTGTTTATATCGTACACCCTTCAGGGTATCAAACTGGCTACGGTCACCTCGAAGACCATTCGGTACTCGTGGGAGAAGTTGTTCGCCGGGGACAGGTAATTGGCCGGGTTGGATCGACGGGCTTAGCCACGGGGCCGCACCTTCATTACACCGTTTTAGCGGGAACCCAACCTGTAAATCCGGCCTCGTACTGCTTTTTGCTGCTAAATGCGTTAGACGAATCTAAATCCAGCGTTTCCCGTTCCGGCCGGTCATCAGGTTATCAACGGAGAAAGTAGCCTCCTTTTTCGATTGACCGTAAACGCATTCCTACCGGATAAACTATACCGTTGGTTTACTAAAGTGTCAACGAGTGTTTTTCGGGCTTCGACGTTCCGATGCTGAATAAAAAAAGGCACTTGATCAGTCAAGTGCCTTTTTTGACAGGTTTTTTTCGAATTAATTATCCACGGCGTATTCATCGTTTACTACGTCGTACTCCTCTGAATTCTCATGGTCGGCTTCTTCATCGGCCGCTTCTCCCGTTAAATAATTGGGATCAGCGGTGCGCAGATCTCGTAGCAAATGACTGTTCGGCCCCTGACGAATAGCGTCTAATTCTGTTTTAATCAGATTCGTTACCTCCGTCTTGACTTGTTTAAACTGCTCGTTCATCATCTCCTGCACCTGTTTGTCACTCAGGTTTTCGTAGGCTTTTAAGGCCGGTATTTCAGGGAGCTTACTTAGCTCATCGATCATGTCTTTATCGACGACGATCTGTGCATGAAATATTTTTTGCTTGATGGTTGCGTCAAAGTTGTCCGCTATCGATCCGACAAACCACCCTTGAGACAGGTTGCTGATCTTACTTTCGGGAATGACCGAATCCATTGCCGTCGAAAAATTAGTCGTCGTTTCTTTCTCGGTCACGTTAAAACTTTGACGCTGCTGTACATTTTTCCCAAAACGGCTCGATAAATTTTTGGCCGTTTCTCCAACAACCTGTCCACTGAATATGTTGCCAATCGTGTTGAAAATTGCTTTCGCTTCTTTATCTCCGTAATCCCGTATGAGCTGAGTTAAATCCTGCAACCCTAATAAGGTAGACACTTTATTAGAACGAGCCGTGGCAATCAGGTTATCTAATCCTCGCATATAAATGGTCGGTAGCTCATCAACGATGATGGAGCTTTTTAGCCGGCCTTTGCGGTTTACAAGCTTGATAAGGCGGGCATTGTAAAGCCCCAGGGCTGCCCCGTAGACCGACTGGCGGTCAGGGTTATTACCGACACAAAGAATTTTGGGGGCATCTGGATTATTAATGTCCAAGGAGAAGTCATTGCCGGTCATTACCCAGTAAAGACTCGGGGACGCCATGCGCGATAAGGGGATTCGCGCCGATGCAATTTGACCTTCCAACTGCTCTTTTGCCCCG contains:
- a CDS encoding DUF3945 domain-containing protein, whose translation is MASTDYNSLNRVEKPLNPRPLETGNRFTWEQLEMQLKPLGIRKESLSPEDMRELLNARRTSSLTLNQTDSNGTTTPVQGRLFVYDDPGKGPRVEMIPRQLERTPAPRFLGYQLTHEDHIRLQRTGELGRPVPLTDKETNQQFMGMVGYDPQTNRLTVFRQERFVPPTVLRNVPITDKQQQTLKNHGVIRVKNMTGLDGKPFTADVQVAAHKRGLKFTPVNQAALNALQEKRDTQRNAPQPADLTPKQVARQAADEQWKKTVVSAKDEKGQVVRKPAGALTYQDMIRVNKASDSPVEWRPLNRIPHGQELKSPRAQAKMEILDYRKEQNGVVLPPKKTATAEEIKRADQKFSSLSEGRTPARTATPPSPARQNEPVAKTDKNTKRTEPIASTKAGYGRKRV
- a CDS encoding DUF3945 domain-containing protein — encoded protein: MQPQPVPESAHDLTVADLSAFAQRGQLPQPILTYRQENDNRLPTNLYVPLATIINNDMAAQERAAALGKPLDARPSDDLRTVLYTQDPIMQELLEPFRQQRVQQQQNPLSEAEQQGLQRGQIPASITGYLNDYAGELPAHALKPVSDAVVDTTLARKGEMYPQFELLYTRSIELPGLVDEPIRQGLKDQGLLPNDSQSWRVDMASERSRSDATQLGIAEGIQTTEMSLALPAHAHQLRQYLEGDNYLSNEEISRAIFNEKTTRHQMHQLVEKLDTTRQPDVQLRVTDYLMELKETTQQFPAVVQHGPGNPIDMVSLMNVVRNHQSGETPLTLPPPGEAVKNIDLLERLKKAFDSTEPVQDQKRAVSSPTDQDAKELTGKPANVAFDSVKSPAIPGRPAAEGDASLPLPGEKGPTTAPAKRVADEGESSGGLLTKILQLKLTEGGMVSNFLNNYKIVQDLMDKLFKGENFGFKRKATDEPTTPDGSSKANQLSLEELIRELDRRTRPAGINQADVQKVTVNQPIDPKPTASANARSQQVDSERPGPKLSVDHPIRQNGQSAASEAGPKSMVSRIMDHFLDKLAIKLLDRLESRQQTRPSETISTTAVTNPPAQVLATDGLKSTAAHQPTVSAATAHSQVSDKQTHTQPIVPETFRQQAAYVNQEKRYSWEQIKPQMDKLGISEKSIDPMNKALLLDGYATHPNVSFTIKDKNGIVAPAQGKLLLIEIPGKGPQVHIEPLQLKTSLSVPKGLNLYTEDIMRLQRTGMANRPVEYKDAQTATKREVLVGYDPVAKLLRTIDKESIKVPAEVKGQPLTPQQQELLRDGKQITLTGLQGDTKKPYAATLQFSAVEGQFRLDRIGKKQSETIPQNIKQGPLQSQSVSGEKPNQGFVVYLKSLTPENNQKWLNTTLDVKTGDGAEQRKKVKDLTYSDSIAVKNDGVSKAYMPLTMKPQDNTLLSPSEQARLLTKLERNPPIGGISLQEAKPHELEKAKARYQPQTQTDTSVVSKNGSTRITQNQTGNLEQKPAGNTRQNADSTKAKKGPSNSVKSTAPADRPKQPTVRRHS
- a CDS encoding M23 family metallopeptidase — its product is MNHSLGTLFFSFCIGYGGVLGTAQAQVIFKVDSPVKRHQNLMPKRQEAVELDESMAVDVDSADNPTPEQNAIGNSPKQDSLDGYGKQFSPPLNRPINPKQRFLVTYMGSPLKSDTSSQSRYRLAPIEFNAADSSKRNSLANRTLAPRRFVDQDSIMVAVLEDSLRRIRQQLIPLGQTTKASAKSAFDLYRSIPSILPVRLRSYEDFRISSAYGLRVHPISGRLQNHAGIDLPQPRFTAVYATADGVVDRVVWQPAGMGLAVYIVHPSGYQTGYGHLEDHSVLVGEVVRRGQVIGRVGSTGLATGPHLHYTVLAGTQPVNPASYCFLLLNALDESKSSVSRSGRSSGYQRRK